A genome region from Arthrobacter sp. V1I9 includes the following:
- the rsmH gene encoding 16S rRNA (cytosine(1402)-N(4))-methyltransferase RsmH produces the protein MNDQPKPTSERHVPVLRDRCINLLAPGFEAARSRGETPVAIDATLGMGGHSEAMLQRFPDLHLIGIDRDEEALALAGERLAPFEARTDLVHAVYDEIEEVIADLGVPEVHGILMDLGVSSLQLDERERGFAYSFDAPLDMRMDTSRGQTAADVVNNYSEEELVRIIRKWGEEKFAGRIANRIVASRATRPFTTTGELVEQIRAVVPAGAAKSGGHPAKRTFQALRIEVNEELDVLERAVPAAVEATALGGRIVVMSYHSLEDKIVKAVFQARSKSSAPLGFPVELEEHKPELKTLTKGTEVPTAVEIAENPRAASARLRAVERIRTRRA, from the coding sequence ATGAATGATCAACCGAAGCCCACGTCTGAACGCCATGTGCCGGTCCTTCGGGACCGGTGCATCAATTTGTTGGCTCCCGGATTCGAGGCTGCCAGGAGCCGCGGTGAAACCCCGGTGGCCATCGACGCCACGCTCGGGATGGGCGGCCACTCCGAAGCAATGCTTCAGCGGTTTCCGGACCTCCACCTGATCGGGATCGACCGGGATGAAGAAGCCCTTGCTCTGGCCGGGGAGCGGCTGGCGCCTTTTGAGGCACGGACAGATCTGGTCCACGCCGTCTATGACGAAATAGAAGAAGTCATCGCTGACCTGGGCGTTCCCGAAGTTCACGGAATCCTCATGGACCTGGGTGTTTCCTCACTCCAGCTGGATGAGCGCGAACGGGGATTCGCGTATTCCTTCGACGCGCCGCTGGACATGCGGATGGACACCAGCCGCGGGCAGACGGCCGCCGACGTCGTCAACAACTACAGCGAAGAGGAACTCGTCCGGATCATCCGGAAGTGGGGCGAGGAGAAGTTCGCCGGACGCATCGCGAACAGGATCGTCGCCTCCCGGGCCACCAGGCCCTTCACCACCACGGGCGAGCTGGTGGAGCAAATCCGGGCCGTCGTTCCGGCGGGCGCGGCCAAGTCCGGCGGCCACCCCGCCAAGAGGACATTCCAGGCCCTGCGGATCGAGGTCAACGAGGAGCTCGACGTACTGGAACGTGCTGTTCCCGCAGCCGTGGAGGCCACAGCACTGGGCGGCCGGATTGTAGTCATGTCCTATCACTCGCTGGAGGACAAGATCGTCAAGGCAGTTTTCCAGGCCCGCTCCAAATCCTCCGCCCCACTCGGCTTTCCAGTTGAGCTGGAAGAGCATAAACCCGAACTGAAGACCCTGACCAAAGGCACCGAGGTGCCGACCGCCGTCGAAATCGCCGAAAACCCCCGCGCTGCCTCAGCAAGGCTTCGTGCTGTGGAACGCATCCGAACCAGGAGAGCTTAA
- the mraZ gene encoding division/cell wall cluster transcriptional repressor MraZ — protein MFLGTHSPRLDEKGRIILPAKFREELASGLVLTRGQERCIYVFSEKEFARVHEQMREAPISSKQARDYIRVFLSGASDEVPDKQGRVTIPPALREYAGLGRELAVIGAGTRAEIWDAQAWNEYLAEKETAFSETDDPIPGIL, from the coding sequence GTGTTTCTGGGCACGCATTCGCCACGTCTGGATGAAAAGGGGCGGATCATTCTCCCCGCTAAGTTCCGGGAGGAACTTGCCAGCGGACTGGTTCTCACGAGGGGCCAGGAACGTTGCATCTACGTCTTCAGCGAGAAGGAATTTGCCCGGGTTCACGAGCAAATGCGGGAGGCGCCAATCTCCTCAAAACAGGCGCGGGACTACATCCGCGTCTTTCTCTCTGGAGCCTCTGACGAGGTACCTGACAAGCAGGGGCGCGTGACTATTCCGCCGGCGCTCCGGGAGTACGCAGGGCTCGGGAGGGAACTGGCCGTCATCGGCGCCGGAACCCGCGCCGAGATCTGGGACGCCCAGGCCTGGAATGAGTACCTCGCGGAGAAGGAGACCGCCTTCTCCGAAACCGATGATCCCATTCCGGGCATTCTCTGA
- a CDS encoding DUF3040 domain-containing protein translates to MPLSEHEQKLLEQLEKQLHEDDPKFANSMGSDPGRSWSTRHVVIGVLGALAGVFLLLVGVTLQSIFVGVLGFIVMGGGVYFATMRSSSSAAKGTKTGTGKAGKQRSSFMSSLEERWDERRRGEP, encoded by the coding sequence ATGCCGCTGTCGGAGCACGAACAGAAGCTGCTGGAGCAGCTGGAGAAGCAGCTTCACGAGGATGATCCAAAGTTCGCGAATTCCATGGGGTCGGACCCCGGGCGTTCGTGGTCGACGAGACACGTCGTGATCGGCGTCCTTGGCGCGCTGGCCGGTGTCTTCCTCTTACTGGTGGGCGTCACCCTCCAAAGTATCTTTGTTGGTGTCCTGGGCTTCATTGTGATGGGCGGCGGCGTCTACTTCGCCACGATGCGGAGCAGCTCGTCGGCAGCGAAAGGAACCAAGACCGGTACAGGCAAGGCCGGCAAGCAGCGGAGCTCCTTCATGAGCAGCCTGGAGGAACGCTGGGACGAGAGGCGCAGGGGCGAGCCCTAA
- the dinB gene encoding DNA polymerase IV, whose protein sequence is MHVDMDAFFVTVELRTRPELRGRPVIVGYPAERSVVLSASYEARAFGVKSAMPMAVAMRMCPQAVIIEPRHKVYYEVSAQLMAIFESVTELVEPLSVDEAFLDVSGAIRRLGPPRVIGELIRSRVAAELGITASVGIAETKFVAKIASTRCKPDGLLLITPDETVPYLHSLPVGALWGVGAKTTDVLARMGIKTVADLAATPASSLKKMLGATGVHVHQLAWGIDPRPVTPVRLEKSIGAEETFAVDTADDALLHRELLRLSHRTAERLRGSGMVARTIALKLRFADFSTITRSRTVQTPVDSAQLIYAVALQLLDSVDRTMTVRLVGVRAEQLEETARTSLQLSIDRRDDNWRAAEQAVDQVARKFGGKSVLPARLLEPGSGPG, encoded by the coding sequence ATGCACGTGGACATGGACGCCTTTTTCGTAACCGTGGAACTGCGCACGAGGCCCGAGCTCAGGGGCAGGCCCGTCATCGTTGGCTATCCGGCAGAGCGCTCGGTCGTCCTGTCGGCGTCGTACGAAGCCAGGGCGTTCGGCGTCAAGTCGGCCATGCCAATGGCGGTGGCGATGCGCATGTGCCCCCAGGCAGTCATCATCGAGCCCCGGCACAAGGTGTACTACGAGGTTTCCGCCCAGCTGATGGCAATCTTCGAATCGGTCACGGAGTTGGTGGAGCCGCTCAGCGTGGATGAAGCATTCCTGGATGTGAGTGGCGCAATCCGCCGGCTGGGCCCGCCCCGGGTTATCGGTGAGCTGATCCGGAGCAGGGTAGCGGCTGAATTGGGCATCACCGCGTCGGTGGGGATCGCTGAGACGAAGTTTGTGGCAAAAATCGCTTCCACCCGCTGTAAACCTGACGGCCTGCTCCTGATCACGCCTGATGAAACCGTTCCGTACCTCCACAGCCTGCCCGTCGGTGCCCTCTGGGGCGTGGGCGCGAAAACCACCGATGTCCTGGCGAGGATGGGCATCAAGACCGTAGCGGACCTGGCGGCCACTCCGGCCTCCTCCCTCAAGAAGATGCTCGGCGCCACAGGAGTCCACGTACATCAGCTCGCGTGGGGAATAGACCCGCGTCCCGTGACCCCGGTCCGTCTCGAGAAGAGCATCGGGGCTGAAGAAACCTTCGCCGTGGATACCGCCGACGACGCCCTCCTCCACCGGGAGCTGCTGCGGCTCTCGCACCGTACAGCAGAGCGGCTGCGGGGTTCGGGCATGGTGGCCCGGACCATCGCACTGAAGCTGCGGTTCGCGGATTTCTCCACCATCACGCGCAGCAGGACCGTCCAAACGCCCGTGGACAGTGCGCAGCTCATCTATGCGGTGGCGCTGCAGCTCCTGGACTCCGTGGACAGGACGATGACCGTGCGGCTGGTAGGTGTGCGTGCGGAGCAGCTCGAAGAAACCGCGCGCACCTCACTCCAGCTGAGCATCGACCGGAGGGATGACAACTGGCGCGCCGCAGAGCAGGCTGTGGACCAGGTGGCCCGCAAATTCGGCGGTAAGTCGGTTCTTCCTGCCCGCCTCCTGGAACCAGGGAGCGGGCCCGGATAA